The Raoultibacter phocaeensis genome includes a window with the following:
- a CDS encoding DUF4190 domain-containing protein, giving the protein MAEENNVNPSGVPEQPPTFEPVGADQAAAETQPVGVPEPPAPGQTAQYMPPQQPGVAPEPPAPGQYTAAQQPTQAMPNGYQSQPGYQAQPGQQPTMGYGYPAGYGAPQPPTAAPTGPGSGKALGALICGICAIVFSWTVIIGVILGIVAIVLASQYVKSYSKDGKATGGKVCGIVGIVFSIFALIGYIGFGMLVNYAVNEYSSTPTPSYSYDSGSSSDSSSTMPTDADEQAAIDAASAVLDELKNPTAADINALAAGLDEGFASESGLESLSEIGVDPTEFATWLLSDLSYEIDDAFVYSDGTGTVYADVTTKNYYEFMTIFETSIDDFLASAEASSITDEAAANAKIGELVKDAMDKTGTTVNFAYIDVKKVGGTWVVDDDSLEEVAQSIFGIYY; this is encoded by the coding sequence ATGGCCGAAGAGAACAACGTCAACCCGAGCGGGGTACCCGAACAACCCCCGACTTTCGAGCCGGTTGGGGCCGATCAGGCTGCCGCGGAAACGCAGCCGGTTGGCGTGCCCGAGCCGCCCGCGCCGGGGCAAACGGCTCAGTACATGCCGCCCCAGCAGCCCGGCGTTGCGCCCGAGCCGCCTGCGCCTGGCCAGTACACGGCCGCCCAGCAGCCCACGCAGGCCATGCCGAACGGCTATCAGTCTCAACCTGGCTATCAGGCACAGCCGGGTCAGCAGCCAACGATGGGATACGGCTATCCGGCGGGCTACGGTGCGCCTCAGCCCCCGACGGCCGCCCCGACAGGACCGGGGAGCGGCAAAGCGCTCGGTGCCCTCATCTGCGGTATCTGCGCGATTGTGTTTTCGTGGACTGTGATCATCGGCGTTATCTTGGGCATCGTCGCCATCGTGCTCGCCTCGCAGTACGTGAAATCGTACAGTAAAGACGGCAAGGCGACGGGAGGCAAGGTGTGCGGCATCGTCGGCATCGTGTTCTCGATCTTCGCGCTGATCGGCTACATCGGTTTCGGTATGCTGGTCAATTATGCCGTCAACGAATACAGCAGCACCCCCACTCCGTCGTATTCGTATGATTCCGGCTCTTCGAGCGATTCGAGCTCAACGATGCCTACCGATGCTGACGAGCAGGCCGCCATCGATGCGGCGAGCGCGGTGCTCGACGAGCTGAAGAATCCCACCGCAGCCGACATCAACGCGCTGGCTGCCGGCCTCGATGAGGGCTTCGCCTCGGAATCGGGCCTTGAGAGCCTGAGCGAGATCGGCGTCGATCCTACGGAGTTTGCTACGTGGCTCCTTTCCGACTTGAGCTACGAAATTGATGACGCATTCGTGTACAGCGATGGTACTGGCACGGTATACGCCGATGTGACCACCAAGAATTACTACGAATTCATGACTATCTTCGAGACGAGCATCGACGACTTCCTGGCGAGCGCCGAGGCTTCGAGCATAACCGATGAGGCGGCGGCAAACGCCAAGATCGGCGAACTGGTGAAAGATGCCATGGACAAAACGGGAACCACCGTCAACTTCGCGTACATCGACGTGAAGAAGGTCGGCGGCACCTGGGTTGTTGACGACGATTCCCTTGAAGAGGTGGCCCAGAGCATCTTCGGCATCTATTACTAG
- a CDS encoding rhodanese-like domain-containing protein: protein MVSKKLIMAAFVACAAAVLVFTACSVGGSSSDSTAGDASNAADSGSSEGAYRKIDAEEGKRMIDAGGVTVVDVRTPAEYAEKHIPGAVNIPNEDIGSQQPAELDDPEETLIVYCRTGVRSKQAADKLVEMGYRNVYDMGGIVDWPYDTVSGDAAL from the coding sequence ATGGTTTCGAAAAAGTTGATTATGGCAGCGTTTGTCGCTTGCGCCGCAGCAGTTCTTGTTTTCACGGCCTGTTCGGTTGGCGGCAGCTCTTCCGATTCTACGGCAGGCGATGCGTCGAATGCGGCCGATTCCGGTTCTTCGGAAGGCGCGTACCGCAAGATCGATGCCGAAGAGGGAAAGAGGATGATCGACGCAGGCGGTGTGACCGTTGTCGATGTGCGGACTCCCGCCGAATACGCGGAGAAGCACATTCCCGGAGCCGTCAACATTCCCAACGAAGATATCGGCTCGCAGCAACCTGCCGAACTCGACGACCCTGAAGAAACGCTGATCGTATACTGTCGCACAGGGGTGCGCAGCAAGCAGGCGGCCGATAAGCTTGTCGAAATGGGCTACCGAAACGTCTACGACATGGGCGGAATCGTCGATTGGCCATACGACACGGTTTCCGGCGACGCTGCTCTGTAG
- the metA gene encoding homoserine O-acetyltransferase MetA: protein MPIRIPDSLPATEILESENIFVMTELRAMHQDIRPLRLLLLNLMPTKIVTETQILRKLSNTPLQIEVELLQTISHEAKNTSEQHLETFYTSYDDIKDQRFDGMIITGAPVERLDFEDVDYWDELTRIMDWSRTNVHSVLHICWGAQAGIYHHYGVPKYELPEKLFGVFEHELVKPSSPLVRGFDDVFMAPHSRYTEVRAEDIEANPALELIAVSDEAGVYIAKSTDSHHFFVFGHPEYDTETLGFEYERDLGKEPNVAVPANYYPNDDPSQQPRATWRAQAQLLYTNWLNYYVYQTTPYDIGSIGEDE from the coding sequence ATGCCTATCAGGATTCCCGATTCGCTGCCCGCAACCGAGATTCTCGAAAGCGAGAACATCTTCGTTATGACCGAACTTCGGGCTATGCATCAGGATATCCGTCCCCTGCGGTTGCTGCTTTTAAACCTTATGCCCACGAAAATCGTCACCGAAACGCAAATCCTGCGCAAGCTTTCGAATACCCCGCTGCAGATCGAGGTGGAGCTGCTCCAGACGATCAGCCACGAGGCCAAGAACACCTCCGAACAGCACCTCGAAACGTTCTACACGAGCTACGACGACATCAAGGACCAGCGGTTCGACGGCATGATCATCACCGGCGCGCCCGTCGAGCGGCTCGACTTCGAAGACGTCGACTATTGGGACGAGCTCACCCGCATCATGGACTGGTCGCGCACCAACGTGCACAGCGTACTGCACATCTGCTGGGGGGCGCAAGCGGGCATCTACCATCACTACGGCGTGCCGAAGTACGAATTGCCCGAAAAGCTGTTCGGCGTATTCGAGCACGAGCTCGTGAAACCCTCCTCACCGCTCGTGCGCGGTTTCGACGACGTGTTCATGGCCCCACATTCGCGCTACACCGAAGTCCGCGCCGAGGACATCGAAGCGAATCCCGCACTTGAATTGATCGCAGTATCGGATGAGGCGGGCGTCTACATCGCAAAGAGCACCGACAGCCACCATTTCTTCGTGTTCGGCCATCCCGAGTACGACACCGAGACGCTCGGCTTCGAATACGAGCGCGACCTCGGAAAAGAACCGAATGTCGCAGTTCCCGCGAACTATTACCCGAACGACGATCCCTCGCAGCAGCCGCGCGCCACCTGGCGCGCCCAAGCCCAACTGCTCTACACGAACTGGCTCAACTACTACGTCTATCAGACGACTCCCTACGACATCGGCTCGATCGGCGAAGACGAGTAG
- a CDS encoding response regulator transcription factor → MENPWVFICGFGGLWAWIFLTVDTGLSHFSFFGQDVPWLLHFVALLSSCVTCIVWLCKISVFQRVFLSRLFATLMTLAAIAATVLWNWQWGRISPVWQLVAAVADGVAIVWYYSLWGAISAQLKGDRTLLYTSVSLLAGAIMFYVGRFVLPDLASVLASCCILTSTFLALAKIVHRTLDLVGATDVKQAPCASARFSSFAELISPRVYIGFAGIVFVYALSRTALITTPEYSYDLPMPMIITAAAFGLIVLLQNKACINLAFAYKIAVILTACASILAILFCSVYIQAVAGLVGASIILVEITNWVLAIFLAKRMPALTVALFIFIRLINHAAQVAGSAVGVILLPDHALLLLVVSSIVLMLVASFSFPDRELTIVIDKEMEDNGIGIENGAERLNGNEAGMDSGTAVTLDEAALEAIALRFGLTDREKDIMRYWVVGYTHVAIESMLVISKSTVKTHIKHLYEKTGVHSKIELIELFNSGRWR, encoded by the coding sequence GTGGAAAACCCATGGGTGTTCATTTGCGGTTTCGGCGGACTGTGGGCTTGGATCTTTCTCACGGTCGACACGGGCTTATCGCACTTTTCCTTCTTCGGTCAAGATGTTCCCTGGTTGTTGCATTTCGTTGCGCTTCTATCGAGTTGCGTCACCTGCATTGTTTGGCTATGCAAAATCTCGGTGTTTCAGAGAGTTTTCCTCAGTCGCTTGTTTGCGACGCTGATGACGTTAGCAGCGATTGCAGCGACGGTCTTATGGAATTGGCAATGGGGTCGCATCTCCCCTGTTTGGCAGCTTGTCGCAGCGGTAGCCGACGGGGTGGCCATTGTCTGGTATTATTCGTTATGGGGTGCAATCTCAGCTCAATTGAAAGGCGATCGGACGTTGCTCTATACGAGCGTGTCTCTGCTTGCAGGAGCTATCATGTTCTATGTTGGCCGATTCGTTCTTCCTGATCTTGCATCGGTTCTTGCCTCCTGCTGCATTCTCACGTCGACTTTTCTTGCACTTGCCAAAATAGTGCATCGTACGCTCGACCTCGTTGGCGCAACGGATGTTAAGCAAGCGCCTTGCGCGAGCGCTCGGTTCAGTTCGTTTGCCGAACTTATATCTCCAAGGGTCTATATCGGTTTTGCTGGAATCGTTTTCGTGTACGCCCTGAGTCGCACTGCGCTCATCACGACTCCGGAATACTCGTACGACTTGCCGATGCCCATGATTATCACTGCCGCCGCGTTTGGGCTTATCGTACTGTTGCAGAACAAAGCATGCATTAACCTCGCATTCGCCTACAAGATCGCCGTGATCTTGACTGCCTGCGCGTCCATCCTCGCTATTCTGTTCTGCTCGGTCTACATTCAAGCGGTTGCCGGGCTCGTCGGTGCCTCGATAATACTTGTTGAGATAACAAATTGGGTTTTGGCCATCTTTCTTGCAAAGCGAATGCCGGCGCTCACCGTCGCGCTTTTCATTTTCATCAGGCTTATCAATCATGCCGCTCAGGTTGCGGGAAGCGCAGTCGGCGTAATCCTCTTGCCCGATCACGCGTTGCTTCTTCTAGTCGTATCCTCGATTGTGCTCATGCTGGTAGCGAGCTTTTCCTTCCCTGATCGAGAATTGACGATCGTGATCGATAAGGAAATGGAAGACAACGGTATCGGCATCGAAAACGGTGCAGAACGGCTAAATGGCAATGAAGCTGGCATGGATTCCGGCACTGCCGTAACCCTCGACGAAGCTGCCCTTGAAGCCATCGCGCTTCGCTTCGGTTTGACCGATCGGGAGAAAGACATCATGCGATATTGGGTTGTGGGGTACACGCATGTTGCTATCGAATCAATGCTCGTGATTTCAAAATCGACGGTGAAGACGCATATTAAGCATTTGTATGAGAAAACGGGAGTACACAGCAAAATAGAGCTCATAGAGCTTTTCAACAGCGGGCGATGGAGATAG
- a CDS encoding LuxR C-terminal-related transcriptional regulator produces MKSTNSQIDTKQLATGKRYLAAVVGFTCLYAVCVSFFYSSWLMDRPDFSPAAFDNVLNPSIFATSVLLSLLVSLKLCPKRAPFLVIGYAGFAVALGSAWYAATMHLDPLIVSVSAGAAGVGMGLVMPFYFEAFARYSPRRIAIAFGIMSLGGMALNIAVGFMPDAVSLPLYAMLLIASAACLAFTKPANLPADGEDDRARRAPAARTALSKHEFLDVFLVSGVCTFALSIVYGILDTAATGSSASPAHSVLISQFGGIAAAIVFLAYFGTRAKPAPSLLFNVVFGILATGILFLPFLSSGYAVSLNILAAAGWKLVMLALFYLVVTTYARSRTKLLVGISLAYALPRFGLFIGQNVAQLLGVGSTADFVCTTAVAFFLLYLILMVIWMVNSHERKRAESQARAADELLGRFAQGQENVRKLRSNALAEEHGLTNRESDILYLLAQGRDLAFICETLFLSKNTVKSYQKTIYSKLGVHSKQEIIDLVHDQADAEER; encoded by the coding sequence ATGAAAAGCACGAACTCGCAGATCGATACCAAGCAGCTTGCAACAGGCAAGCGCTACCTCGCTGCCGTCGTCGGGTTCACCTGCCTGTACGCCGTATGCGTCTCCTTCTTCTACTCGAGCTGGCTGATGGATCGGCCCGACTTCTCGCCCGCAGCGTTCGACAACGTGCTGAATCCGTCGATTTTCGCAACGTCGGTGCTGCTGTCGCTGCTGGTGAGCCTGAAGCTGTGCCCCAAGCGCGCACCGTTCCTCGTCATTGGATACGCTGGATTCGCCGTGGCGCTCGGGAGCGCGTGGTACGCGGCAACGATGCACCTCGACCCCCTCATCGTGTCCGTTTCCGCAGGCGCAGCAGGTGTCGGCATGGGGCTGGTCATGCCCTTCTACTTCGAGGCGTTCGCCCGTTATTCGCCGCGCCGCATCGCCATCGCGTTCGGCATCATGTCGCTTGGCGGCATGGCTCTCAACATAGCGGTCGGATTCATGCCGGACGCCGTTTCGCTGCCGTTGTACGCGATGCTGCTCATCGCATCGGCAGCGTGCCTCGCTTTCACCAAACCCGCCAACCTCCCCGCGGACGGCGAAGACGACCGCGCACGCCGGGCACCCGCCGCGCGCACGGCGCTTTCGAAGCACGAGTTCCTCGACGTGTTCCTCGTATCGGGCGTGTGCACGTTCGCGCTGTCCATCGTATATGGAATTCTCGACACCGCAGCCACGGGAAGCAGCGCTTCGCCCGCCCACTCGGTTCTCATCTCGCAGTTCGGCGGCATCGCGGCGGCCATCGTGTTTCTGGCCTACTTCGGAACGCGCGCGAAACCGGCGCCGTCGCTGCTCTTCAACGTGGTGTTCGGCATTCTGGCAACCGGCATCCTGTTTCTGCCGTTTCTCTCGAGCGGCTACGCTGTGTCGCTCAACATCCTCGCCGCCGCGGGATGGAAGCTCGTCATGCTCGCGCTGTTCTACCTCGTGGTTACCACCTACGCGCGCAGCCGCACGAAACTGCTCGTAGGCATCTCGCTCGCGTACGCGCTGCCGCGCTTCGGCCTGTTCATCGGGCAGAACGTCGCCCAGCTTCTGGGCGTGGGAAGCACGGCCGACTTCGTGTGCACCACGGCGGTGGCATTCTTCTTGCTGTACCTCATCCTCATGGTCATCTGGATGGTGAATTCGCACGAACGCAAACGGGCAGAATCCCAAGCGCGCGCCGCCGACGAGCTGCTCGGCCGCTTCGCACAGGGGCAGGAGAACGTGCGCAAGCTCCGAAGCAACGCGCTCGCCGAAGAGCACGGGCTGACCAACCGCGAGAGCGACATCCTGTACCTCCTCGCCCAAGGGCGCGATCTCGCCTTCATCTGCGAGACGCTGTTTCTTTCGAAGAACACGGTGAAGAGCTACCAGAAGACCATCTACTCCAAGCTCGGCGTTCACAGCAAGCAGGAGATCATCGACCTCGTGCACGACCAGGCCGATGCCGAAGAACGCTGA
- a CDS encoding FAD-dependent oxidoreductase, with protein MVKQHITRRSFLSGAVAAGSAVAAMGLLGGCSPQPSPEKTQEIASEESSSIEVSSDAETVDYDVVVVGAGTSGTCAGLASALAGAKTLIVEKTGMRGGLSNYSTWIAGAETSMQKDAGIEVSSDELFIVMREYYKGTCNLPLVRNILDNSAKTMDWLQENGLGLLAFPEGLSVQSNLPLKQEQAGHMMVGPNNFDSLKGNEGIFDGLYQTFEAKGGQLMLNTPAIKLVSDDQGKVTGVLCEKNEGGQLLVNAKAVVLSAGSWNGDDPYFKAQISKTDWPNAVAESQNDGSGIALAEEIGAQPWMNGPFMHQNYFSALDSSERYDMRFTEFTILNRMPCFMWVNTEGARFASESVSGDFARWASTSLSQGGSYYLVLDQATIDDLETHGTPVEIISTQGAEEFRSGDESIINNCGQKSGPITDLQKLIDEFVEEGCIAKAGSIEELAEAASLDAETLADSIAVYNEAVTSGTDKLFLKDPKYLCYTVETAPFYAFRVTANVEGGALGGVRVNKDLKVYIKESGHPFGNLFAAGLNASGVFGIGGYVDICGMTMCSAVNSGRLAGEGAAHVALES; from the coding sequence ATGGTTAAGCAACACATAACGCGTCGCTCGTTTCTTTCAGGAGCCGTCGCAGCAGGATCGGCCGTGGCGGCCATGGGTTTGCTTGGAGGTTGTTCCCCTCAGCCTTCACCAGAAAAAACTCAAGAAATCGCATCAGAGGAATCTTCCAGCATAGAGGTGTCTTCCGATGCGGAAACGGTCGACTATGACGTCGTAGTGGTAGGTGCTGGAACTTCAGGAACGTGCGCAGGCCTCGCATCGGCTCTTGCGGGGGCAAAAACGCTCATTGTCGAAAAGACGGGCATGCGCGGCGGTCTTTCCAACTACTCAACTTGGATAGCAGGCGCCGAGACATCCATGCAAAAAGACGCTGGAATCGAAGTATCATCCGATGAGTTGTTCATTGTAATGAGAGAGTATTACAAAGGCACCTGTAACCTCCCCCTTGTGCGGAATATTCTAGATAACAGCGCGAAAACTATGGATTGGCTGCAAGAGAACGGGCTTGGCCTGCTCGCATTTCCCGAAGGCCTGAGTGTCCAATCGAACCTCCCGCTGAAACAAGAGCAAGCAGGCCACATGATGGTGGGTCCCAACAATTTCGATTCTTTGAAGGGAAACGAGGGCATTTTCGACGGCCTTTATCAGACATTCGAGGCCAAGGGCGGCCAGCTCATGCTCAACACGCCTGCGATAAAGCTTGTTTCGGACGATCAAGGCAAAGTCACTGGAGTTCTTTGCGAGAAAAATGAGGGTGGCCAGCTTCTCGTCAACGCAAAGGCGGTTGTGCTCTCGGCGGGGTCATGGAACGGTGATGACCCTTACTTCAAAGCGCAGATTTCAAAAACCGACTGGCCGAATGCTGTTGCAGAGTCGCAGAACGATGGATCGGGCATCGCCCTTGCCGAGGAAATCGGCGCGCAGCCGTGGATGAATGGCCCGTTCATGCACCAGAACTATTTTAGCGCTCTGGATTCCTCCGAACGCTATGACATGCGCTTCACCGAGTTTACCATTCTCAATCGCATGCCGTGTTTCATGTGGGTGAATACAGAGGGCGCACGATTCGCCAGCGAAAGCGTTTCAGGTGACTTCGCTCGCTGGGCGAGTACGTCGCTTTCCCAAGGCGGAAGTTACTATCTCGTCTTGGACCAAGCTACGATCGACGATCTAGAAACTCACGGAACTCCAGTTGAAATCATCAGCACGCAGGGAGCGGAGGAGTTCCGTAGCGGCGACGAAAGCATCATCAATAACTGTGGCCAAAAGTCGGGACCGATCACCGATCTTCAGAAGCTCATAGACGAGTTTGTCGAAGAGGGCTGCATTGCCAAGGCGGGCAGTATCGAAGAACTCGCGGAGGCGGCTTCCCTCGATGCGGAAACGCTTGCCGATTCGATTGCCGTCTACAACGAAGCCGTCACCTCGGGCACCGATAAGCTGTTCTTGAAGGATCCGAAGTACCTGTGCTACACGGTGGAGACAGCTCCGTTTTACGCGTTTCGCGTAACCGCCAACGTTGAAGGCGGCGCGCTCGGAGGAGTTCGCGTAAATAAAGATTTGAAAGTGTACATAAAGGAAAGCGGGCATCCGTTTGGCAATCTGTTTGCCGCCGGACTGAACGCGAGCGGTGTTTTTGGTATCGGGGGTTACGTCGACATCTGTGGCATGACCATGTGCTCTGCCGTGAACTCAGGGCGCCTCGCCGGAGAGGGAGCGGCGCACGTAGCGCTTGAAAGCTGA
- a CDS encoding flavocytochrome c codes for MGNTTTVQSTGVSRRSFITGAAAAGVLAGLGLAGCAPQDKQTASAATNGADTKWDEECDVLIVGSGYTGLAAALEAKSAGADVKVIEKTARVGGNSALAAGDFAVCNSSVQKREGVEDSVEQYVDDMMVAGLYLNDREKCHVIAEKSNETWEWTIEMGATWAKNDDGEHYLYPYGGHTVMRSIAQGEGGGANVTGPFAEKLKEMGVEVETKRMLTELVKDESGRVIGAVVHDKPSGNDVESGTPTTIKANKAVVLTTGGFGRDLAFRQAQDPRLDETVDCTNQEGATAESLRASVEAGAMAVHTDWIQLLPFMSPDEQGYGVAAFYTDGQASYAPTLNVATGKRIVNELTDRKRYADAILETGQPCVQITCKKALYNGGSGLESAIKAGIATEFASLEEAAEHYGMPVDAVREEIARYNTFVANKVDEDFEKPIPDDAQPIDEAPFYGVRLWPKVHHCMGGVKTDVDCRVVDMNLNVIPGLYAAGEAVGGIHGACRLGSCATADCLVNGRIAGQKAAEEQSA; via the coding sequence ATGGGGAACACCACGACGGTTCAATCAACGGGCGTATCGCGTCGATCGTTCATCACCGGTGCGGCTGCGGCAGGCGTGCTCGCCGGACTGGGCTTGGCGGGCTGCGCGCCGCAGGACAAGCAAACCGCATCGGCCGCCACGAACGGAGCAGATACGAAGTGGGATGAAGAGTGCGACGTGCTGATCGTCGGAAGCGGATACACCGGACTGGCTGCGGCGCTCGAGGCGAAAAGCGCCGGGGCCGACGTCAAGGTCATCGAGAAGACCGCGCGCGTGGGCGGCAATTCGGCGCTTGCGGCCGGCGACTTCGCCGTATGCAACTCCAGCGTGCAGAAGCGCGAGGGCGTCGAGGATTCCGTGGAGCAGTACGTCGACGACATGATGGTGGCGGGTTTGTATCTCAATGACAGGGAGAAATGCCACGTCATCGCCGAGAAGTCCAACGAAACGTGGGAGTGGACCATCGAGATGGGCGCTACGTGGGCGAAAAACGACGACGGCGAGCACTACCTCTACCCCTATGGAGGTCACACCGTCATGCGCTCCATCGCGCAGGGCGAAGGCGGCGGCGCGAACGTAACGGGCCCCTTCGCGGAAAAGCTGAAGGAAATGGGCGTGGAGGTCGAAACGAAGCGCATGCTCACCGAGCTGGTGAAGGATGAAAGCGGACGAGTCATCGGCGCCGTCGTGCACGACAAGCCCAGCGGCAACGATGTCGAAAGCGGCACCCCCACCACCATCAAGGCCAACAAGGCAGTGGTGCTGACAACGGGAGGATTCGGGCGCGACCTCGCATTTCGCCAGGCGCAAGACCCGCGCCTCGACGAGACGGTAGACTGCACGAACCAGGAAGGCGCCACCGCCGAAAGCCTGCGCGCCTCGGTAGAAGCCGGCGCGATGGCGGTTCACACCGACTGGATTCAGTTGTTGCCTTTCATGAGCCCGGACGAGCAGGGTTACGGCGTTGCCGCCTTCTACACCGACGGCCAGGCAAGTTACGCCCCCACACTCAACGTTGCAACCGGCAAGCGTATCGTCAACGAGCTGACGGACCGGAAGCGCTATGCCGACGCCATCCTCGAGACCGGCCAGCCCTGCGTGCAGATCACCTGCAAGAAAGCGCTCTATAACGGGGGAAGCGGCCTCGAGAGCGCCATCAAAGCCGGCATCGCCACCGAGTTCGCCTCCCTCGAAGAGGCAGCCGAGCACTACGGCATGCCCGTCGATGCGGTGCGGGAGGAAATCGCCCGATACAACACGTTCGTGGCCAACAAGGTGGACGAGGATTTCGAGAAGCCCATCCCCGATGATGCCCAGCCCATCGACGAGGCGCCGTTCTACGGTGTGCGCCTCTGGCCGAAAGTGCACCATTGCATGGGCGGCGTAAAGACCGACGTCGATTGCCGCGTGGTCGACATGAACCTGAACGTTATACCCGGCCTGTACGCAGCAGGGGAAGCCGTCGGCGGCATCCACGGAGCGTGTCGCTTGGGCTCGTGCGCTACAGCCGATTGCCTCGTGAACGGCCGCATAGCCGGCCAAAAAGCCGCAGAAGAGCAATCTGCCTGA
- a CDS encoding O-acetylhomoserine aminocarboxypropyltransferase/cysteine synthase family protein, translating to MSETISTVCVQGGYTPGNGEPRQVPIIQSTTFKYDTSEHMGKLFDLEESGYFYTRLQNPTNDHVAAKICELEGGTAAMLTSSGQAANFFAVFNIASAGDHVVSSSSIYGGTYNLFAVTMKRMGIEFTFVSPDCTDDELEAAFQPNTKAVFGETIANPALSVLDIERFASAAHAHGVPLIVDNTFPTPVNCRPFEWGADIVTHSTTKYMDGHGVAVGGCIVDSGKFDWTAHAEKFPGLTTPDDSYHGVTYTERFGLGGAYITKATAQLMRDFGAIQSPQNAFYLNLGLESLHLRMAQHCKNGQAMAEYLAAHPKIAWVRYPSLEGDAYFERAQKYLPNGSCGVVSFGVVGGRAAAETFMKSLKLAQIATHVADARTCVLHPANATHRQMNDAELAAAGISPDLIRLSCGIEGTEDLIADVEQALAAV from the coding sequence GTGAGCGAAACGATCAGCACGGTCTGCGTACAGGGCGGGTATACGCCGGGCAACGGGGAACCGCGCCAAGTCCCCATCATCCAGTCCACTACGTTCAAGTACGATACGTCCGAGCATATGGGCAAGCTCTTCGATCTCGAGGAGTCGGGCTACTTCTACACACGGCTGCAGAATCCCACGAACGACCATGTGGCTGCTAAAATCTGCGAGCTCGAGGGCGGCACGGCGGCTATGCTCACCTCGTCGGGCCAAGCGGCGAACTTCTTCGCCGTGTTCAACATCGCTTCGGCGGGCGATCACGTGGTGTCCTCATCCTCGATCTACGGTGGTACGTACAACCTGTTCGCCGTAACCATGAAACGCATGGGCATCGAGTTTACGTTCGTCTCGCCCGATTGCACGGACGACGAGCTTGAGGCTGCCTTCCAACCAAACACCAAGGCCGTGTTCGGCGAGACGATCGCCAACCCCGCACTTTCGGTGCTCGACATCGAGCGCTTTGCGAGCGCGGCGCATGCGCACGGCGTGCCGCTCATCGTGGACAACACGTTTCCCACACCGGTGAACTGCCGCCCCTTCGAGTGGGGGGCCGATATCGTCACGCATTCCACGACTAAGTACATGGACGGCCACGGCGTGGCCGTGGGCGGCTGCATCGTCGATTCTGGTAAGTTCGATTGGACGGCACACGCCGAAAAGTTCCCTGGTCTCACCACCCCCGACGATAGCTACCACGGCGTCACCTATACCGAGCGGTTCGGGCTTGGGGGAGCGTATATTACGAAGGCGACTGCCCAGCTCATGCGCGATTTCGGTGCGATTCAGTCACCGCAGAACGCATTCTATTTGAACCTCGGCCTCGAAAGCCTGCACCTGCGTATGGCGCAGCACTGCAAGAACGGCCAGGCGATGGCCGAGTACTTGGCGGCTCATCCGAAGATCGCCTGGGTGCGCTACCCCTCGCTTGAGGGCGACGCGTACTTCGAGCGCGCGCAGAAGTACCTGCCCAACGGATCGTGCGGCGTAGTGAGCTTCGGCGTAGTCGGTGGGCGTGCTGCTGCCGAAACGTTCATGAAGAGCCTGAAGCTCGCTCAGATTGCCACGCACGTGGCCGATGCGCGCACCTGCGTGCTCCATCCGGCGAACGCCACGCATCGTCAGATGAACGATGCCGAGCTCGCGGCGGCGGGCATCTCGCCCGACCTCATCCGCCTTTCGTGCGGCATCGAGGGCACCGAAGACCTCATCGCAGACGTCGAGCAGGCGCTTGCTGCGGTCTAG